The Daucus carota subsp. sativus chromosome 9, DH1 v3.0, whole genome shotgun sequence genome window below encodes:
- the LOC108201407 gene encoding uncharacterized protein LOC108201407, whose product MAGRRSAGGRGGSAGGRGRGDKNASAGGESGKDTDSGECLTGAADGNDGALRGEGSQAGGGECSTGAADGNDGTLGGQGSQAGTRGGVKTGASTTTRKRRKRALVDEENSACAEWDDEGKQTTPIMVETDPRSHRTRGYSPGGFGTYPVTPNVVRIAGNL is encoded by the exons ATGGCCGGGAGGAGGTCTGCGGGAGGTCGGGGGGGTTCTGCGGGAGGCCGGGGGCGTGGGGACAAGAATGCTAGTGCTGGCGGGGAAAGCGGCAAGGACACTGATAGTGGGGAGTGTCTTACTGGCGCCGCTGATGGTAATGATGGTGCTCTTAGGGGGGAGGGTAGTCAAGCCGGTGGAGGGGAGTGTAGTACTGGCGCCGCTGATGGTAATGATGGTACTCTTGGGGGGCAGGGTAGTCAAGCCG GCACTAGGGGTGGTGTTAAGACGGGTGCTAGCACAACCACTAGGAAACGTCGTAAGCGTGCACTTGTAGATGAGGAGAATTCTGCATGTGCTGAATGGGATGATGAAGGGAAACAAACTACGCCAATCATGGTGGAGACTGATCCTCGAAGTCACAGGACGCGTGGATATTCTCCGGGAGGATTTGGTACATACCCCGTGACCCCAAATGTGGTTCGTATTGCTGGTAACTTGTAA